The Mesorhizobium sp. B1-1-8 genome contains a region encoding:
- a CDS encoding DUF4262 domain-containing protein has protein sequence MLNREVTDPDEAKALADIEEYGCHILYVLEDDEHPPFAYSVGIEHNFKVPELVVIGLKPKLSLTIINEYCRRVRGGEQFNVGERASGFLGGGFDCQFGAVHPDHYPEFFGWDIWFYDGPDFRVMQLVYPTTSGVWPWDVEADEWFRERQPLLDEPPSLS, from the coding sequence ATGCTGAATAGAGAAGTCACGGACCCGGACGAGGCCAAGGCGCTCGCCGATATCGAAGAGTATGGCTGCCATATCCTCTATGTGCTGGAGGACGACGAGCATCCGCCATTCGCTTACTCGGTGGGGATAGAGCACAATTTCAAAGTCCCTGAATTGGTTGTAATAGGGCTAAAGCCAAAGCTTTCCCTGACCATCATCAACGAGTATTGCCGACGAGTGCGCGGTGGTGAGCAGTTCAATGTCGGAGAGCGAGCTTCGGGGTTCCTGGGAGGTGGCTTCGACTGTCAGTTCGGCGCTGTTCATCCAGACCACTATCCCGAGTTTTTCGGTTGGGATATCTGGTTCTACGATGGTCCGGATTTCCGAGTCATGCAGCTTGTCTATCCCACGACCTCTGGTGTTTGGCCGTGGGATGTCGAAGCCGACGAATGGTTTCGCGAACGGCAGCCGCTCCTCGACGAACCGCCATCGCTAAGCTGA